In a single window of the Zea mays cultivar B73 chromosome 5, Zm-B73-REFERENCE-NAM-5.0, whole genome shotgun sequence genome:
- the LOC103627277 gene encoding putative multidrug resistance protein, with protein MDTGRRRAKKDDAAAALVALGSSVFVHADTVDVALMVLGLVGAIGDGMATPLRLLVASRIANDLGSGPDHLHHFTSRINANVIRIILIACASWVMAFLEGYCWARTAERQASRMRARYLQAVLRQDVEFFDLKPGSTSEVVTSVSNDSLVVQDALSEKVPNFAMYVTTFAGSYAVGFALLWRLTLVTLPSALLLIIPGVSYGRVLTGLARRIRERYALPGAVAQQAVSSVRTVYSFGAERATMARFSSALEESARLGLRQGLAKGVALGTNGIAFAIYAFNIWYGGRLVMYHGYPGGTVFVVSSLIVIGGVSLGSALSNVKYFSEATAAADRILEMIRRVPKIDSESAAGEELPNVAGEVEFRNVDFCYPSRPESPVLVDFSLRVPAGHTVALVGPSGSGKSTAITLLERFYDPSAGEVALDGVDIRRLRLKWLRAQMGLVSQEPALFAMSLRENILFGEEDATEEEVVAAAMAANAHSFISQLPQGYDTLVGERGAQMSGGQKQRIAIARAILRSPKILLLDEATSALDTESERVVQEALDVASVGRTTILVAHRLSTVRNADSIAVMQSGAVQELGSHSELIAKNGLYSSLVHLQQNRDSSEDTGEAAGTRRASPSAGQCSSDDSKMAPSASCRSSSARSIIGDDARDGENTDEKPRPPVPSFGRLLLLNAPEWKHALVGSSCAVLSGAIQPIFAYGMGCTFSIYYSRDHEEIKDKTEKYAFVFLALVGISFLLNIGQHYSFGAMGECLTKRIRKQMLAKILTFEIGWFDHDDNSTGNICSQLAKDANIVRSLVGDRMALLIQTASMVVIAFTVGLVISWRLALVMIAMQPFIIACSYARRVLLKNMSTKSIQAQSETSKLAADAVSNLRTVTAFSSQGRVLRLFGQAQDGPHRESVRQSWFAGLGLSASVSLTIFSWALNYWYSGKLMAERLITVEAVFQATMILVTTGRVIADACSMTTDIAKGAEAVSSVFAILDRQTKIDPDSPEGYKPEKLIGEVEAVGVDFAYPSRPDVIIFRGFSLSMVAGKSTALVGQSGSGKSTIIALIERFYDPLKGVVNIDGRDIKAYNLQALRRHIGLVSQEPTLFAGTIKENIMLEAEAASEAEVEEAARSANAHGFISNLKDGYDTWCGDRGVQLSGGQKQRVAIARAILKNPAILLLDEATSALDSQSEKAVQEALDRVMVGRTSVVVAHRLSTIQGCDTIAVLDRGVVVEKGTHTSLMASGRSGTYFGLVALQQGGKQH; from the exons ATGGACACCGGACGACGGCGCGCAAAGAAGGACGACGCTGCCGCGGCGCTGGTGGCGCTGGGGTCTTCGGTGTTCGTGCACGCGGACACCGTCGACGTGGCCCTGATGGTGCTCGGTCTGGTCGGCGCGATAGGCGACGGCATGGCCACGCCGCTGCGGCTGCTCGTCGCCAGCCGCATCGCCAACGACCTCGGCAGCGGCCCCGACCACCTCCACCACTTCACCTCCAGGATCAACGCG AACGTGATCAGGATCATCCTCATAGCGTGCGCCTCCTGGGTAATGGCGTTCCTAG AGGGCTACTGCTGGGCACGGACGGCGGAGCGGCAGGCGTCGCGGATGCGGGCGCGGTACCTGCAGGCGGTGCTGCGTCAGGACGTGGAGTTCTTCGACCTGAAGCCGGGCTCCACGTCCGAGGTGGTCACCAGCGTGTCCAACGACAGCCTGGTGGTGCAGGACGCTCTGAGCGAGAAGGTGCCCAACTTCGCCATGTACGTCACCACGTTCGCCGGCAGCTACGCCGTGGGCTTCGCGCTGCTGTGGCGCCTCACGCTGGTGACGCTGCCGTCCGCGCTGCTCCTCATCATCCCGGGCGTCTCGTACGGCCGCGTCCTCACGGGCCTCGCGCGGAGGATCAGGGAGCGGTACGCGCTCCCGGGCGCCGTCGCGCAGCAGGCCGTCTCCTCGGTGCGCACGGTCTACTCCTTCGGCGCCGAGAGGGCCACCATGGCGCGCTTCTCATCCGCGCTCGAGGAGTCGGCGCGCCTCGGCCTCAGGCAGGGACTCGCTAAGGGCGTCGCGCTCGGCACCAACGGCATCGCCTTCGCCATCTACGCCTTCAACATCTGGTACGGCGGACGCCTCGTCATGTACCACGGCTACCCGGGCGGCACCGTCTTCGTCGTCTCCTCCCTTATCGTCATCGGCGGCGT GTCGCTGGGGTCTGCACTGTCCAACGTCAAGTACTTCTCGGAGGCGACCGCGGCAGCGGATAGGATCCTCGAAATGATACGGCGGGTGCCCAAGATTGACTCCGAAAGTGCCGCCGGTGAGGAGCTGCCCAACGTCGCCGGCGAGGTGGAGTTCAGAAACGTCGACTTCTGCTACCCGTCGCGGCCAGAGAGCCCCGTCTTGGTCGACTTCAGCCTGCGGGTGCCGGCTGGGCACACGGTGGCGCTCGTCGGGCCCAGTGGGTCTGGAAAGTCCACGGCGATCACGCTGCTAGAGCGGTTCTACGACCCCTCCGCCGGGGAGGTGGCGCTAGACGGCGTGGACATCCGCCGGCTCCGGCTCAAGtggctgcgcgcgcagatggggcTCGTCAGCCAGGAGCCCGCCCTGTTCGCGATGTCGCTGCGGGAGAACATACTGTTCGGCGAGGAGGATGCGACAGAGGAGGAGGTGGTCGCGGCAGCAATGGCGGCCAACGCCCACAGCTTCATATCGCAGCTGCCGCAGGGCTACGACACGCTG GTTGGTGAGCGTGGTGCACAAATGTCTGGAGGGCAGAAGCAGAGGATCGCCATTGCCAGAGCGATCCTGAGGTCACCCAAGATCTTGCTCCTTGACGAAGCAACGAGCGCGCTGGACACCGAGTCCGAGCGCGTCGTGCAGGAGGCGCTTGACGTGGCCTCCGTAGGCCGGACTACCATCCTCGTCGCACACCGCCTCTCCaccgtccgaaacgccgacagcataGCTGTCATGCAGTCCGGCGCAGTCCAGGAGCTGGGCTCCCACAGCGAGCTCATCGCCAAGAACGGCTTGTACTCATCGCTTGTCCATCTTCAGCAGAACAGGGATTCGAGCGAGGACACCGGCGAGGCCGCCGGAACTCGTCGTGCATCTCCTAGTGCAGGGCAATGCAGCAGCGATGATAGCAAGATGGCGCCTTCAGCTAGCTGCAGATCAAGTTCAGCACGCTCCATCATCGGTGATGATGCAAGAGACGGCGAGAACACCGACGAGAAGCCAAGGCCTCCCGTGCCATCCTTCGGAAGGCTGCTTCTCCTCAACGCACCGGAGTGGAAGCACGCACTGGTGGGGAGCTCGTGCGCGGTCCTCTCAGGGGCCATCCAGCCTATTTTCGCGTACGGCATGGGGTGCACGTTCTCCATCTACTACTCCAGAGACCATGAGGAGATCAAGGACAAGACGGAGAAGTATGCCTTCGTCTTCCTCGCCCTCGTCGGGATCTCGTTCCTGCTCAACATTGGACAGCACTACAGCTTCGGTGCCATGGGGGAGTGCCTGACCAAGAGGATCAGGAAACAGATGCTTGCGAAAATCCTCACCTTCGAGATCGGATGGTTTGACCATGACGACAACTCGACTGGCAATATATGCTCACAGCTCGCTAAGGACGCCAACATC GTAAGGTCACTGGTGGGCGACCGAATGGCTCTGCTGATCCAGACGGCTTCCATGGTGGTGATTGCTTTCACCGTGGGTCTTGTCATCTCCTGGCGGCTGGCCCTTGTCATGATAGCGATGCAGCCGTTCATCATCGCTTGCTCCTATGCTCGCCGTGTCCTGCTGAAGAACATGTCCACGAAGTCGATACAGGCGCAGTCCGAAACCAGCAAGCTAGCTGCCGACGCGGTCTCCAACCTCCGCACCGTCACCGCCTTCTCGTCCCAGGGCCGCGTCCTACGCCTCTTCGGCCAGGCGCAGGACGGGCCGCACAGGGAGAGCGTCCGGCAGTCGTGGTTCGCGGGTCTAGGGCTCAGCGCCTCCGTGAGCCTCACGATATTCTCCTGGGCCCTCAATTACTGGTACAGCGGCAAGCTCATGGCCGAGCGGCTCATCACCGTGGAGGCGGTCTTCCAAGCCACCATGATCCTGGTCACCACAGGGCGCGTGATAGCGGATGCGTGTAGCATGACGACGGACATCGCCAAAGGCGCTGAGGCCGTCTCGTCGGTGTTCGCAATCCTCGACCGCCAAACCAAGATCGACCCGGACAGCCCTGAGGGGTACAAGCCGGAGAAGCTCATTGGAGAGGTGGAAGCTGTAGGGGTTGATTTCGCGTACCCATCCAGGCCAGACGTGATCATCTTCAGAGGATTCTCCTTGAGCATGGTGGCAGGCAAGTCAACCGCTCTTGTCGGGCAGAGCGGCTCTGGCAAGTCGACCATCATCGCGCTTATAGAGCGGTTCTACGATCCACTCAAGGGTGTGGTGAACATAGATGGCAGAGACATCAAAGCGTACAATCTCCAGGCCCTGCGTCGGCATATTGGACTCGTCAGCCAAGAGCCGACACTGTTCGCGGGCACTATAAAGGAGAACATAATGCTGGAGGCGGAGGCGGCGAGTGAGGCGGAGGTGGAGGAAGCCGCAAGGTCCGCCAACGCGCACGGCTTCATCAGCAACCTCAAGGACGGGTACGACACGTGGTGTGGAGACCGGGGCGTCCAGCTGTCGGGAGGGCAGAAGCAGCGCGTCGCCATCGCCCGCGCCATCCTCAAGAACCCGGCCATCCTGCTGCTGGACGAAGCTACAAGTGCGCTGGACAGCCAGTCCGAGAAGGCGGTGCAGGAGGCGCTGGACAGGGTGATGGTTGGCCGGACCAGCGTGGTCGTGGCGCACAGGCTCAGCACCATCCAGGGCTGCGATACGATAGCTGTGCTTGATAGGGGAGTGGTGGTGGAGAAGGGCACGCATACGTCTCTAATGGCCAGCGGTCGCTCTGGAACCTACTTTGGCTTGGTCGCTTTGCAGCAGGGAGGCAAGCAGCACTGA